The following proteins are encoded in a genomic region of Musa acuminata AAA Group cultivar baxijiao chromosome BXJ2-11, Cavendish_Baxijiao_AAA, whole genome shotgun sequence:
- the LOC103970049 gene encoding uncharacterized protein LOC103970049 — protein MGKKKKFIDKKKSATFHLLARDTALCPASSSADGEPTTDRVFVRVDNNPFPCPDFLGDDDDDYGRGRCDPDDDPNSIFADAPGCTDEEEVFVSGPSPWVSARATRFGKEGLLPDHVKKEILELGLPDDGYNYLVHLREIKNAGAGSSYFHNPKAKLDRLQLDVKAYDASRLRIDSEVRDDTDREMVHAVALNTWAVKVQKAVDPDVLRLLDDSDLSRFGSDVEDLEEDFVVKANLPEGDEEKTDEVEQEGEEVVYGRDDKSGRAEEVGVVKDGLLQQQEQEDAAAEPEQNGKRVLKSDEKPRVRRLLDEQFDLLTLREYDDDSDSDDVPYIDTERELLNSKLHDALKEFPLDDLELQGKYGVPGSTKHGHQEEANGTEVDESAEVIRKCAEYAERYLNESEYDEMVFVEESSDESETWDCETIVSTYSNLDNHPGRIQAPENPERRLPRIFPGDSTAKNNVIALRGKAKLPVDYLPNKRRTAEKVKTSVVLSSEKPKRRPHSQESKEEKKERKAAIKEERREARKAKKELRGLYKFETQRAQKVVAVSGPSSMRIM, from the exons ATGGGGAAGAAAAAGAAGTTCATCGACAAGAAGAAGTCCGCCACCTTCCACCTCCTCGCCCGCGACACCGCCTTGTGTCCCGCCTCCTCTTCCGCCGACGGCGAGCCGACCACCGACCGTGTCTTCGTCAGGGTCGACAACAACCCTTTCCCCTGCCCCGATTTCCTCGGTGACGACGACGATGACTACGGCCGCGGCCGCTGTGATCCCGACGACGATCCCAACTCCATCTTCGCCGACGCCCCTGGTTGCACCGACGAGGAGGAGGTGTTCGTGAGCGGCCCTTCGCCATGGGTCAGCGCTCGTGCGACTCGGTTTGGGAAGGAAGGGCTATTGCCGGACCACGTGAAGAAGGAGATCCTGGAGCTGGGCCTCCCCGACGACGGCTATAACTATCTCGTCCACCTGCGCGAGATCAAGAACGCCGGTGCCGGCTCCTCTTACTTTCACAACCCCAAGGCCAAACTTGATCGATTGCAGCTCGATGTCAAG GCTTATGATGCTTCAAGGCTTCGGATCGATTCTGAGGTTAGGGATGACACTGATAGGGAAATGGTGCATGCTGTTGCTTTGAATACATGGGCGGTCAAGGTCCAGAAGGCGGTGGATCCTGATGTACTGAGGTTGCTGGATGACAGTGATCTTTCGCGGTTTGGATCAGATGTCGAGGACTTGGAGGAGGACTTTGTGGTCAAGGCAAACCTTCCTGAAGGAGATGAGGAAAAAACTGATGAAGTAGAGCAAGAGGGAGAAGAGGTGGTTTATGGACGTGATGATAAGTCTGGCAGAGCTGAAGAGGTTGGTGTGGTAAAAGATGGCCTTTTGCAGCAGCAGGAGCAGGAGGATGCAGCAGCTGAACCGGAGCAGAATGGGAAACGTGTTTTAAAAAGTGATGAGAAGCCAAGAGTGCGCCGCCTTCTGGACGAACAGTTTGATCTG CTCACGCTGAGAGAGTATGACgatgatagtgatagtgacgatGTTCCCTACATAGACACTGAACGTGAATTACTTAACAGTAAGCTTCATGATGCCCTTAAAGAGTTTCCACTAGATGATTTAGAACTCCAGGGGAAGTATGGAGTTCCAGGGAGTACCAAGCATGGTCATCAAGAGGAAGCCAATGGCACAGAGGTAGATGAGTCTGCTGAAGTGATCCGCAAATGTGCAGAGTATGCTGAAAGGTACTTAAATGAAAGTGAATATGATGAAATGgtgtttgttgaagaaagtagtgATGAATCTGAAACCTGGGACTGTGAGACAATTGTTTCTACCTACTCAAACCTTGACAACCACCCTGGGAGAATACAAGCACCAGAAAATCCTGAAAGGAGGCTTCCAAGAATCTTTCCTGGAGATTCAACTGCAAAGAATAATGTGATTGCACTGCGAGGAAAGGCGAAGCTTCCAGTGGATTATCTACCAAACAAGAGAAGAACTGCTGAAAAAGTAAAGACCTCAGTGGTCTTGAGCAGTGAGAAGCCAAAGAGAAGACCACACAGTCAGGAGTCAAAGGAGGAAAAGAAAGAGCGCAAG
- the LOC103970048 gene encoding transcription factor MYB61 encodes MGGHSCCYKQKLRKGLWSPDEDEKLIKHISKHGHGCWSSVPKQAGLQRCGKSCRLRWINYLRPDLKRGTFSQQEEDLIIELHAVLGNRWSKIAVHLPGRTDNEIKNLWNSCIKKKLRQRGIDPITHEPLAEVDGSDDKFPINSEKNNSGSSGLQIPANAKLTMHVGKSVDESTASKSSSTPTKEFLLDQLLATHESPSTCRSSKPTSYFSLPLLSFAPDYTSGQTTSAAPPICSKPLLWSNQTARQLDANPGLSCNAMPYILSTLAVDTPICEGDDSVSNWYSGNCSNSRRSSAVNDSGGVMLQSSCSYDSGIFPWSELTPDKDVQVQLGGEAEDLRWSEYLHGAFPVSSAMPTQSQPLFGDKIKSGGQFTFHGFSTWHQTQQLQPQLPPSDTSGKDFQSVSAGFE; translated from the exons ATGGGAGGGCACTCCTGCTGCTACAAGCAGAAGCTGAGGAAGGGCCTCTGGTCTCCTGATGAAGACGAGAAGCTCATCAAGCACATTTCCAAGCATGGTCATGGGTGTTGGAGCTCCGTCCCTAAACAAGCAG GTCTCCAAAGGTGCGGAAAGAGCTGCAGATTGAGGTGGATAAACTACCTGAGGCCCGACCTCAAGCGAGGCACATTCTCGCAGCAGGAAGAGGACCTCATCATTGAGCTCCACGCGGTTCTGGGGAACAG GTGGTCGAAGATTGCAGTACATTTGCCCGGAAGGACCGACAATGAGATCAAGAACCTTTGGAATTCCTGCATCAAGAAGAAGCTGAGACAGAGAGGCATCGACCCCATCACGCACGAGCCGCTTGCGGAGGTCGATGGTAGTGACGACAAATTCCCCATCAATAGCGAAAAGAACAACTCCGGCTCCAGCGGACTCCAAATCCCGGCAAACGCTAAGCTCACGATGCATGTGGGCAAATCCGTGGACGAGAGCACAGCCTCAAAGAGTTCATCGACGCCAACCAAAGAATTCCTTTTGGATCAGTTGCTCGCCACCCATGAGAGCCCATCGACCTGCCGCTCCTCCAAGCCAACCAGCTATTTCTCGCTTCCGCTGTTGAGCTTTGCTCCTGACTACACCAGCGGTCAGACCACTTCGGCCGCTCCGCCCATCTGCTCGAAGCCGCTCCTCTGGTCCAACCAGACCGCACGGCAGCTCGATGCCAATCCTGGGTTGAGCTGCAATGCGATGCCCTACATTCTGTCCACTTTGGCGGTTGACACACCGATCTGCGAGGGAGATGACAGTGTCTCGAATTGGTACTCCGGCAATTGCAGCAATAGTCGTCGGAGCAGCGCAGTAAATGACAGCGGAGGAGTCATGCTGCAAAGCAGCTGCTCTTATGACAGCGGCATCTTCCCCTGGTCGGAACTGACGCCCGACAAAGACGTGCAAGTCCAGCTCGGAGGCGAGGCCGAGGACCTCAGATGGTCGGAGTACCTCCACGGCGCATTCCCGGTGTCCTCAGCGATGCCGACGCAAAGCCAACCTCTGTTTGGCGACAAAATCAAGTCGGGAGGCCAATTCACCTTCCATGGTTTCAGCACCTGGCACCAGACGCAGCAGCTCCAGCCGCAATTACCTCCTTCAGACACAAGCGGCAAAGATTTCCAGTCTGTGTCTGCGGGATTCGAATAA